The stretch of DNA AGCTGCGTGGCATCTTCATCCAGCACAAAGTGCCGGCCACCGCGCTCGGCGGCGACGTGCAGCTCTACGCCTTACAAATCCGCGCACGACTGACCGAGCGTCTATCGCTGATCGCGACGAAAGACGGCTATGTCGTTTCGGACAATCCGCTGATTGATGACGGCTGGGCCGACTTGGACATTGGCCTCAAGTACGCCCTCTACCGTGACCCCGCTGCACAGCAGCTGTTGTCCGCGGGTTTCACCTACAACATCCCAATGGGCACGCCGCGCTCGCGTCAGGCCCGTGGCGACGGTATTTTCAATCTGTTCCTCACCGGCGGCGCCGAGCTCTTCGACTGCGGCCACTGGCTCAGCGGCGTGGGCGGCCTCCTGCCGGTCGATGGCGACGCGAATAGCTCGTTCGTTTACTGGTCGAACCACTTCGACTATCAGGTTCGTAAGGGCTGGTACGGGCTGCTGGAGTTCAACTGGTACCACTGGGCGGCCGATGGCGATAACCGCCTTGGCCTCACCGGCCTCGATGGCGGCGACTTGTTCAACCTCGGCTCGGCGGGCGTCGAGGGGAACGACATCGTCACCGGCGCTTTCGGTGGCAAGTACAAGCCGAACCGCAACACGGAGATCGGCTTGGCCTGGGAAGTACCGCTTACTGAGCGGCGTGATGTGCTGGAGAACCGCCTGACGGCGGACCTGATCTTCCGCTACTGAGTGACCCTCTTTGCTGCGGACAAGCAGTAAATCCTTCTGGTTGGCGAGCTAAAGCCGGCCGCCCCCGCTTAGGCAGGGCGGCCGGCTTTTTTACGGGGTAGATCAAGCGGCTTCCTTCGCCTGCGATGGACTGCTCGCCGACTTGTTGAGAGCGACCGCGAGCACCTCCGGCGCCGTGCGGATATGCAAATCACGCTGCGGGAAGGCGATCTCGATCCCTTCCGCGTTGAACGCGTTGTTGATCGCCGTGTGTAGTTCGTGCGTGACTTGCAGCCGGTAATCCAGTGCTGCGAGGTAAGTCCGCAAAACGAAGTTCAGCGAGTTGTCGCCGAACCCTTCGAACGACGCCACCGGCGCGGGGTCCTTGAGCACCAGAGGATTCTCCGCGGCTATCGTCAGCAGCAGCTCTTGAACGCGATTGGTGTCGGTGCCATAGGCGACGCCGACGTTGACCACGACGCGGTTGACCTTGTCCGTGAGCGTCCAGTTCAAGAGCCGGCCAGTGATGAACTCCTTGTTGGGAACGACGTACTCTTTGCGGTCCCAGTTAGTAATCGAAGTCGCGCGGATGCGGATCCGTGACACGACGCCGGTGATTTCGTCGACGGTGACAACGTCGCCGACGCGGATCGGCCGCTCGAGCAAGATGATGAGGCCCGCCACGAAGTTGGCGAACATTTCCTGCAAGCCGAACGCCAAACCAAAGGTTAGCGCGGTGGCGAGCCACTGGATCTGCGACCACTGCAGGCCGATCGTCGAGCACGCCATGATCGTGCCGATCATCACGATCGCGTAGCTGGCGAGCGTCGTGATCGCGTAGCGCACCGACGCATCGAGCGGCAGCTTCTGTAAGAGGGCGATCTCAAGGAGGCCCGGGCCGTTGCGGAAGAGCACGAACGTGACGAACGTCACGAGGAACGCCAGCCCCAGGTCGGAAAGCGTCACGGTGTTCTTGCCGGCAGCAACAGCGACGCTTGCGTCGGCTTTCGGTGTGCCCATTGCCGCCGCGGTTGGCATGGTGCTCGTTGCGGCGGCCGGCTGCGCGGTGGCTACGGCGGTGCTCCATAGCGGGTACTTGTCGAGCATGCCGAGCGCCGGCAGGACTTGGACCCAGATCAGCCAGAGCCCGACCACACAGCCCGCGAAGACGCCGGCGCCCAGCAGCCGCCGCGTTTGTTGGTTGTGCGCTGAAAGATCGGATTGCTGATTGCTCGCCACAATGCCGGCAACGACGGCGGCGCTCCCTCCGTCGGCCTCCGCCGCTGCGGTGGCGGTAGCGGCGCGTTGGCGGGCTTGCTCAATGCTCAGGTTCCGGCGTCGGAGCAGCAGCATACGCAGCAGCAAGTCGCGGACGAGCCACAACGCCACTAAGAAGCAGACCGAAGCGAAGAGCCGCCAGGCCAGAATCTGTGCCGTGTAGTAGTAGCCCGCGAACGCGAGCCCCAACAGCGTCAGCGGCGGCACGACCGCCAGCCAGGGCCAGAGGTGGCTCAGCCGGTCGACCCAGCCCCCTTGGTGGTAAGCGATGTGCTCGCGAAGCAAGCCGCCAGTCGACAAGAGTCGAAAAACGAACACCATCAACAGCGCCATGCCGACGATGAAACAGCAGCGTTCGAGGGCGTCGTGCCCCGGCGTCGGATTGCTGGAGTGCAGCGTCGCCGCCAAGAACGCGAAGGGCAGTCCCAACACGGTGAGCCACCGCAAGCGTCGGCGTAGCGACTGCGTGACCGTTGTCGGCCATGCAAAGTGCGCTTCGGCTAGACCGCGGGGGCGGCATACCTGGCGGATCAACTCCAGCGGAGCCCAGATCAGACACACGCAGTAAAGCCCGTAGCCAACCGCGGCCGCCTCAGAATCGTCCCCCCCCGCGACTCGCAGCCGCCACGAGAGTAACGCGACGATTCCCGGCCATGCCGCCGACACCAGCACAGTCAGGGCGATGGTGCGCAGCGTCGGCTCGATCGTCCGGCAGTTGGCGCGCGCGGCGATGTCGCCCGCTTCATTGAGGTCGCGCCGCAGCCTGGCTCCGCGTCCCACGAGGGCGCCAAACGAACCGAGGATGATCGCATAAAGCCACGGGGTAGCAATTGCGTCGCGGACCAGTGTTGCGCCGATATCCAGCCACTTCGTCGGATTAAGAAGCCACGCATCCGCCGTGTCGAGAACCTGCTCGTGCGTCATCGCCCGGCCGCTGCGGATCCATAGCACACGCTCGTCGATGAACTTCGCGTACTGGTCGGTTAGTGATACGACCTGCTGGTCTTTGAAATCCAGGTCACCGAGCGTATCCAAGTACTCGATGTAGGCTCGGCTCAACGAACCCAGATACTTGCGCTTGCTGTCGACCAACTCGCGGGCGGCTTCTTCGAGGAAGGCGATCCCGAAGCCGTCCCGCGGCGGCGCTTCGGCGAGGATCGACGCGACGACCGCGTCGGCGTCGCCGAGGGTCTGCCGTTCGTCGTCATACTCGATGGCTTGATACTGGACCTCGTCGGTGGTTGCGCTCCGCTTGGCGATCGCCTGACGCCGCTGGTTGATGTCGGGGAGCGTCGCCCGCTGCCGACGGAGCTGAGCCCCGACCGAACTGGTGAGACCCACCGTCTCGACCTTCTGCTTCATCAATTTGAACTGCCGATCGAGCGACTCGAACGCTTCATTGGCCGCCTTGAGGTCGCGCTCGGCGGTGGACAGCTGTTTGTAGATCGCTTGCTCGGTCTCGGCGAGTTCTTGATTGCGCTCCGCCAGGTGCTTCAAAGCCGGGGCCGCGACGATCGCTTCGAGCCGCGCCTTGCGGACCGATTCTTCGGCGGCGGCGTCGCGCGCGGCCTTCACCTCGTCACGGAGCTTTTGCAGTTGCTGTTCGGCAAAAGCCGTCTGCTTTGCGGCGAGGTCGCTCTGCATCCGCAGCAGGTCGGCGGCGTCCTCGGCGTCGAACTTGGCGATTCTACTCTCCAGCGCCGGCGCTTCGGCCTCGAGCGCCATGCGACGGGCGGCCATCTCGATGCTCTTCGCAGCAGCGAGATCGGGGTGCAAGTCGGTAGCCGGCGCCTGCGACGCCAGAGCCGAGAGGGCTTCCTGGATCGCGACGATGCGTGTGCGGACTTCTTTGCGAAGGTTCAAGCGGTGCTGCGGCTCCGCTTCGGCAGCGGCCTGGGCGGTCTTTAGCGTCGCGAGTTGCAACTCGGTCTTAGCGACCGCTTGTTCCAGATCGGCGAGCGTCGCATCAGCGGCTGTGAACGGCTCTTTTCTCTTGACTTCTTCGAGCTGCTGCTTCAGTTGCTCGATCCGATGATTGACGCCGACGGCGTCGCGCCCGAACGATTCGGCTTGGGCGGCGAACTCCGCGGCGCGCCGCAGTTCGGCCAGGGCGGCGCGATAGGCGTCCGCTGCTAGCTTGCGTGTCTCTGCGTCGAGCTCGGCCCTCTGTTCGATATCTTGCAGGAGTTGTTCAACCCGTTCGACTGAGAGGACCGAATCGGTCGCGCTGGAGAGGGCGGCTGGCTCGATCGCCGCGGCTTGAACGACCGCGGGATCGACGGCCGCGGGCGCATCGATGGTCTCGGACGCGACGTTGAGCGGCTCGTCGGTGATTGGCTCGTCGGTGATCGGCTTGGCTAGCGCGACGGTGCCGGAGAGAACGCCGAAGAGAACGAAAGTCGCGGCGACATACGCCAATCGATCAACCTGCATGGCGGGGTCCTTCCCTGATGCACACGGTTCGCACGGTCGCCTTGACGCCTCAACGTGTCCATGTCGAGGGTAGGCCAGTCGGCCTCAAGGCGAGTTTCCCCACCAACCTAACCCCACGCCCGCGGTCCGGCAACGCGAAACCACGCCGCCGATCGTTGCAAAGGGCCCGCGGCGCCAGCACTCGGGCCTTGCGCGGCGGGGGGTGAGCGGATTACCCTTACGGCTTGCCACTCGTCCAATCATTCCGCTTCCTTCCTCGTGACGCCCTCCTTGCCGATGTTGCCGATCCGCACCGACGCCTGTGAACTCGATTTCCTCGCCCTCGGCGCCCTCGTGCACCGTCTCGACCCGGGTCAGACGCCGTTCCGCGCGGCTCGTTCGTTCGAGGTCCACGTCTCCGGTGGCGAGTACAACTGCGCGGCGAACCTTGCTAGCTGCTTCGGACTGAAGACAGGGGTCGCCACCGCAATGGTCGATAACCCCGTCGGCGAGCTGATCGAGCGCCAGGTCCGCGAGCGCGGCGTGCGGCCGATCTACAAGCGATTCAAGCACGACGGCGTCCGCGGACCCAACATGGCGACCGTCTACAGCGACCGCGGCTGCGGCGTCCGCGCGCCGGTCGTGTTCTACAACCGCTCGAACGAGGCGGGCGCCCTGCTCAAGACGGGCGACTTCGATTGGAAGGCGATCTTCGGCGGCGGCGTGCGCTGGTTCCACTCCGGCGGCATCTTCGCGGCGATCGGCCCGCAAACGGCCGACCTAATCGTCGAAGGGATGCAGGCCGCCAAGGCCGCTGGCGCCGTCACGTCGTTCGACCTCAACTACCGGGCCAAGCTCTGGAAGACACTCGAGGGCGGAGAAGCGAAGGGCCTCGAAATGATGCGGAAGATCGCCGCGAATGTCGACGTGCTGATCGGCAATGAAGAGGACCTGCAGAAGGGCCTCGGCCTCGAAGGCCAGGACGTCGAGCACAAGACGGAACTCGACCCCAACGCCTTCTTCGGCATGATCGAGCAGGTGAAGGCGAAGTTCCCGAACGTCAAAGCCGTCGCCACGACGCTGCGTGAGGTGAAGACCACCAACCGCCACAACTGGGGCGCCGTCCTCTGGATCGAAGGGCAGCGGTACGTCAGCCCGACAATGGAACTCGACGTGCTCTGCCGCATCGGCGGCGGCGACGGCTTTGCCTCGGGGCTCGTGTACGGCCTGCTCGCCGGCAAGTCGCCCGAAGAAGCCCTGCGGCTCGGCTGGGCCCACGGGGCGCTGCTGACGACGTTTGCGGGCGACGTCTCGCAAGCGTCGCTGGCGGAGGTCGAGGCCCTGGCGTCGGGCGGTTCGGCTCGCGTCCAACGCTAACGGGCCCCGTTGATTGGCGCTGCTGACGGGCGGCGGGAAAACGCGTACGCTGTGGGGCTCGCCCGCCCCCAGCCCGCCCGATAATGCCTCTCGTAACGCTCGACAACCTGACGATCGCCTTCCGCGGCCCCGCGCTGCTGGACGGCGTCAGCGCCGTCATCGAACCCGGTCAGAAGATCGGCCTCTTGGGCCGCAACGGCGCCGGCAAGAGCACGCTGATGAAGCTAATCGCCGGCGAGGTGCTGCCCGACTCGGGCCGATGCGTGCTCGCCGAGGGCGTGCACGTCGCCCGACTCGAACAAGAGATCCCCCCCGAACTCGAGGGGATCGACATTGCCGGCGCCAGCGTCGACGAGGTGATCCGCTCCGGCTGGCGGCCCACCGGCGAGCACGACGACTGGCGGCAGGATAAAGAGGTCGAACGTCTGCTGCGCGAGTTGCGGCTCGACCCCACGGCCAAGTTCGCGGACCTCTCGGTGGGTCTCAAGCGCCGGACGCTGCTAGGACGGGCGGTCCTCGGTCGGCCCGACCTGCTGCTGCTCGACGAGCCGACCAACCACCTCGACTTGGCGGCGATCGAGCACCTCGAGTCGGTCCTCAAGGCTTGGCCAACGGCGCTGCTCTTCGTGACGCACGACCGCGAGTTCTTGCGACGCGTCGCGACACGGATCCTCGAGATCGACCGCGGACGGCTGTTCGATTGGTCTTGCGATTACGACGCCTTCCTCGAGCGTAAGGAACAGGCCCTCGCCGCCGAGGAGAAGCAGAACGCGTTGTTCGACAAGCGGCTAGCCGAAGAAGAGCGCTGGATCCGCCAAGGCATCAAGGCTCGTCGCACCCGCAACGAGGGCCGCGTCCGCGCGCTCAAGGCGCTGCGGGTTGAGCACGGCCTGCGGCGCGAGCGCGAAGGCAAGGCGAATCTCGTCATCCAGGAGGCCGACCGCAGCGGCGCGCTCGTCGCTCGGGCCGAGAACGTTTCATTCCGGTACGAGGGCGCCGACGAGCCCGCTTTCGTGGGGCTTACCACCACGCTGATGCGCGGCGACAAGGTGGGCGTT from Botrimarina mediterranea encodes:
- a CDS encoding sugar kinase gives rise to the protein MTPSLPMLPIRTDACELDFLALGALVHRLDPGQTPFRAARSFEVHVSGGEYNCAANLASCFGLKTGVATAMVDNPVGELIERQVRERGVRPIYKRFKHDGVRGPNMATVYSDRGCGVRAPVVFYNRSNEAGALLKTGDFDWKAIFGGGVRWFHSGGIFAAIGPQTADLIVEGMQAAKAAGAVTSFDLNYRAKLWKTLEGGEAKGLEMMRKIAANVDVLIGNEEDLQKGLGLEGQDVEHKTELDPNAFFGMIEQVKAKFPNVKAVATTLREVKTTNRHNWGAVLWIEGQRYVSPTMELDVLCRIGGGDGFASGLVYGLLAGKSPEEALRLGWAHGALLTTFAGDVSQASLAEVEALASGGSARVQR
- a CDS encoding mechanosensitive ion channel domain-containing protein is translated as MQVDRLAYVAATFVLFGVLSGTVALAKPITDEPITDEPLNVASETIDAPAAVDPAVVQAAAIEPAALSSATDSVLSVERVEQLLQDIEQRAELDAETRKLAADAYRAALAELRRAAEFAAQAESFGRDAVGVNHRIEQLKQQLEEVKRKEPFTAADATLADLEQAVAKTELQLATLKTAQAAAEAEPQHRLNLRKEVRTRIVAIQEALSALASQAPATDLHPDLAAAKSIEMAARRMALEAEAPALESRIAKFDAEDAADLLRMQSDLAAKQTAFAEQQLQKLRDEVKAARDAAAEESVRKARLEAIVAAPALKHLAERNQELAETEQAIYKQLSTAERDLKAANEAFESLDRQFKLMKQKVETVGLTSSVGAQLRRQRATLPDINQRRQAIAKRSATTDEVQYQAIEYDDERQTLGDADAVVASILAEAPPRDGFGIAFLEEAARELVDSKRKYLGSLSRAYIEYLDTLGDLDFKDQQVVSLTDQYAKFIDERVLWIRSGRAMTHEQVLDTADAWLLNPTKWLDIGATLVRDAIATPWLYAIILGSFGALVGRGARLRRDLNEAGDIAARANCRTIEPTLRTIALTVLVSAAWPGIVALLSWRLRVAGGDDSEAAAVGYGLYCVCLIWAPLELIRQVCRPRGLAEAHFAWPTTVTQSLRRRLRWLTVLGLPFAFLAATLHSSNPTPGHDALERCCFIVGMALLMVFVFRLLSTGGLLREHIAYHQGGWVDRLSHLWPWLAVVPPLTLLGLAFAGYYYTAQILAWRLFASVCFLVALWLVRDLLLRMLLLRRRNLSIEQARQRAATATAAAEADGGSAAVVAGIVASNQQSDLSAHNQQTRRLLGAGVFAGCVVGLWLIWVQVLPALGMLDKYPLWSTAVATAQPAAATSTMPTAAAMGTPKADASVAVAAGKNTVTLSDLGLAFLVTFVTFVLFRNGPGLLEIALLQKLPLDASVRYAITTLASYAIVMIGTIMACSTIGLQWSQIQWLATALTFGLAFGLQEMFANFVAGLIILLERPIRVGDVVTVDEITGVVSRIRIRATSITNWDRKEYVVPNKEFITGRLLNWTLTDKVNRVVVNVGVAYGTDTNRVQELLLTIAAENPLVLKDPAPVASFEGFGDNSLNFVLRTYLAALDYRLQVTHELHTAINNAFNAEGIEIAFPQRDLHIRTAPEVLAVALNKSASSPSQAKEAA
- a CDS encoding ATP-binding cassette domain-containing protein codes for the protein MPLVTLDNLTIAFRGPALLDGVSAVIEPGQKIGLLGRNGAGKSTLMKLIAGEVLPDSGRCVLAEGVHVARLEQEIPPELEGIDIAGASVDEVIRSGWRPTGEHDDWRQDKEVERLLRELRLDPTAKFADLSVGLKRRTLLGRAVLGRPDLLLLDEPTNHLDLAAIEHLESVLKAWPTALLFVTHDREFLRRVATRILEIDRGRLFDWSCDYDAFLERKEQALAAEEKQNALFDKRLAEEERWIRQGIKARRTRNEGRVRALKALRVEHGLRREREGKANLVIQEADRSGALVARAENVSFRYEGADEPAFVGLTTTLMRGDKVGVIGPNGAGKTTLLRTLLGELRPTSGAVRLGTNLQVAYFDQLRGQLDDAQTAEQAVADGYDTIKIAGGTRHIIGYLRDFLFTPDRARTPIQFLSGGERNRLLLAKLFAKPANVIVLDEPTNDLDAETLELLEDRLTDYDGTLLVVSHDRAFLNNVVTSTLVFEDGNVKEYDGGYDDWVRQRRAAPVAEVAEAPKPVVKEEPAKPQAAKKLGFKEKRELESLPATIEKLESQLAELHTRMADPAFYKSAPEVIAAAQAEAGALQSQLDTAYQRWEELEAIGG